The bacterium genome includes the window GGACCTCGCCGCGCGCTGATCCCGCGCGAACCGGGGCCGGCGCCGCAGTTCAGGGGCGGCCGGCACTGGGGGAGACCGCCCGCTGCGCTCTCGCCACCGCCAGGTGGTCGCGGACCGACGCGTTGCCCGGGTCGAGGGCGGCCGCCTCCTCCAGCAGCTGCACCGCCTCGGCCGTCCGTCCGGACCGCGCCAGCGCCACGCCGAGGAGATCGAGGGTGCGGGCGTCGCGCGGCTCCAGGGCGAGCGACTCGCGGTAGGCGGCGACCGCCTCCTCGCGCCGGCCCAGCGCCTCGAGCGACCGCCCCAGGTTCCGCCGCGCGAGCGGGTCGCGCGGGTCGCGCGCGATGGCCTGCCGGTACCAGTCGACGGCCTCCGCGTGCCGCCCGAGCTGCGCCAGCGCCCGCCCCGCGTTCTGGAAGCCCTTCGGCGAGTGCGGGGCGATGCGGACGGTCTCCGCGAAGTGCGGCAGGGCGGCCGCGGCCTCGCCGCGCGCGAGCAGGGCCGTCCCGAGGTTGTTCTGCCCGATGTGGTTGTCCTTCGTCACCGCGACGGCCTGCGAGAAGAGCGTCACGCCGTCGCGCCACGTCCCCACCTGTCTCGCCGCCAGCACCGCGAGCGCCAGCACGACTGCGAGCGAGGCGCCGGCGACCGCGCGCGCCTGCCGTCGTCCCCGTCCCGCGCGCGCCGCGAGCCACCACGCCGCGGCGAAGCCGGGGCCGAGCAGCGGCAGATACGTGTAGCGGTCGGCCATGGCCTGCTCGCCCACCTGGACCAGCCCGATGACCGGCAGCAGCGAGACGAGGAACCAGAGCAGGCCCACTGCCAGCCAGGGGCGCCGGCGGCCCTGGCGGAGCGAGACCGCGACGAGCGCCCCCAGCGCCGCGAGCGCACCCGCGACGGCGGGGGCGGGGTGCCCCGCCCAGGGGTACGGATAGAAGGCGGCGAGGTCGGCGGGCCAGATCGCCCTGCGCAGGTAGACGGCGCAGGCGACCGCGGCGTTGGCCGCTC containing:
- a CDS encoding tetratricopeptide repeat protein, with protein sequence LLAKPMPVTLPLLLLLLEWWPLGRWSPLAGAPPGAARPWAGLLPPPSLWGEKSVLLALAGASAAVTLAVQAAAGAMDPAAAVPLSSRAANAAVACAVYLRRAIWPADLAAFYPYPWAGHPAPAVAGALAALGALVAVSLRQGRRRPWLAVGLLWFLVSLLPVIGLVQVGEQAMADRYTYLPLLGPGFAAAWWLAARAGRGRRQARAVAGASLAVVLALAVLAARQVGTWRDGVTLFSQAVAVTKDNHIGQNNLGTALLARGEAAAALPHFAETVRIAPHSPKGFQNAGRALAQLGRHAEAVDWYRQAIARDPRDPLARRNLGRSLEALGRREEAVAAYRESLALEPRDARTLDLLGVALARSGRTAEAVQLLEEAAALDPGNASVRDHLAVARAQRAVSPSAGRP